A stretch of Xenopus laevis strain J_2021 chromosome 8S, Xenopus_laevis_v10.1, whole genome shotgun sequence DNA encodes these proteins:
- the foxo4.S gene encoding forkhead box protein O4: protein MSLSVPALDGTEPVPVEIDPDFQPQARPRSCTWPLPRPELSFVPPTVSCEESRTDTPPPHVPSLLPPEGVERSLGDGPVTSRKGGSRRNAWGNQSYAELISQAIESSPEKRLTLSQIYDWMVKSIPYFKNKGDSNSSAGWKNSIRHNLSLHSKFIKVHNEATGKSSWWMLNPEGGKSGKAPRRRAASMDNSSKLAKVRSKVSKKKSAGSGEPTAGSPGSQPHKWPGSPSSRSTEESDVWTSFRPRTGSNASNLSVRLSPILPEQEDLADEELHCISFPNSFPPTVTEELELIDGLTMLSSGPPLPASKPLLQRASSFSMHSSQAINYGNSLFSPLDVSPVHGSSTQFQRPQTLETLLTSDSPPPRDVLMTQVDPVLPQSGGQTLSLHIGGQNKGRTPDKPAVSLNSVVTPNKLTMLGIPAVPSVPVSNSGLLGGTSDRLPTDLDIDMILENLECDMEYIINNELIDEGGLDFNFEPSLSGTNQSNNHSWVPS, encoded by the exons ATGTCTCTATCAGTCCCAGCTTTAGACGGAACTGAACCTGTCCCTGTGGAAATTGATCCAGATTTCCAGCCTCAAGCTCGGCCGAGGTCTTGCACGTGGCCCCTTCCCAGACCCGAACTCTCTTTTGTCCCTCCTACAGTCTCCTGCGAGGAAAGTAGAACAGACACCCCCCCTCCACATGTACCCTCCCTTTTGCCCCCAGAGGGAGTAGAAAGGTCCTTAGGGGATGGGCCAGTGACTTCAAGGAAAGGGGGATCAAGGAGAAATGCTTGGGGGAACCAGTCTTATGCAGAACTGATCAGCCAAGCAATAGAGAGCTCCCCTGAAAAGCGTCTCACCCTGTCTCAGATATATGACTGGATGGTCAAATCTATCCCCTACTTCAAAAACAAGGGCGACAGCAATAGTTCTGCTGGCTGGAAG AATTCTATCCGTCACAATCTGTCCCTGCACAGTAAATTTATTAAAGTTCACAATGAAGCCACTGGAAAGAGTTCCTGGTGGATGTTGAACCCAGAGGGAGGAAAGAGTGGAAAAGCCCCTCGCCGAAGAGCAGCCTCCATGGACAATAGTAGCAAATTAGCCAAAGTGAGGAGCAAGGTATCCAAGAAAAAATCAGCAGGTTCAGGGGAACCTACTGCAGGTAGCCCTGGTTCACAGCCGCATAAGTGGCCTGGAAGTCCCTCTTCACGGAGCACTGAGGAATCTGATGTATGGACTAGCTTCCGGCCCCGTACAGGATCCAATGCCAGTAATCTCAGTGTTCGGCTGTCCCCCATTTTGCCTGAACAGGAAGATCTGGCAGATGAAGAGCTCCATTGTATCTCTTTTCCAAACAGTTTTCCCCCTACTGTTACTGAAGAGTTGGAGCTGATTGATGGTCTTACTATGTTGTCATCTGGTCCCCCACTTCCTGCATCCAAACCACTTCTGCAAAGAGCCTCTAGTTTTTCCATGCATTCTTCCCAGGCTATCAACTATGGTAACTCCCTCTTCAGTCCCTTGGATGTCTCCCCTGTGCACGGATCTTCTACTCAATTTCAGAGGCCTCAAACTCTTGAAACCCTGCTGACCTCAGACTCTCCTCCACCAAGAGATGTCTTAATGACCCAAGTGGACCCAGTATTACCACAAAGTGGAGGGCAAACTCTCTCTCTACATATAGGTGGACAGAATAAAGGAAGGACACCAGATAAACCTGCTGTATCACTGAATTCTGTTGTAACCCCCAACAAACTTACTATGCTAGGAATCCCTGCAGTCCCATCTGTACCAGTTTCTAATTCAGGTTTACTTGGTGGAACCTCAGACCGGCTTCCAACAGACTTAGACATTGACATGATCCTTGAGAACCTTGAGTGTGACATGGAATACATCATCAACAATGAGCTGATTGACGAGGGCGGCCTTGATTTCAACTTTGAGCCTTCGCTTTCTGGCACCAACCAGAGTAACAACCACAGCTGGGTGCCCAGTTAG